The genome window TGGTGCAGGCTGCCGACGCCGTATCCGCGGCCCGGCCCGGGGCGCGCCGGGAGATGCTCGAGAACTACATCAAGCGGCTGGAAGACTTGGAGGCCATCGCCAATTCCTTCAAGGGCGTGTCCAAGGCCTATGCCCTGCAGGCCGGCAGGGAGGTCCGCATCATCGTCGAGAGCAGCGAAGTGTCCGACGAACAGACTTTCTGGCTCACCAAGGACATCGCTCGGCGGATCGAGGGTGAAGTCCAGTATCCGGGTCAGGTCAAGGTGACGGTCATCCGGGAGATGAGGGTGGTGGACTACGCCCGGTGAGTTCTTCTCCGTTCCCGGCATCGACTTTTCCGGAAAGCGAGTTTCCACATGAAGGTTCTTTTTGTGGGAGATATCGTGGGCAGGCGGGGCCGCAAGGTCGTTCGCCGCATGATCCCGGCTCTTCGCCGCAAGAACGACATCGACCTGATCATAGCCAACGTGGAGAACTCCGCCGGTGGATTCGGCATCACTCCGCGCGTCGCTCGCGAGATTTTGGCCATGGGCGTGGACGTCATGACTTCGGGCAACCATATTTGGGACAAGAAGGAAGTCCTGCAGTGCATTGATGACGAACCCCGGTTGCTGCGTCCGCACAACTATCCTCCCGGAGTCCCGGGACGCGGGGCCTATCAGGGCGTCACGGACCAGGGCGTTCGGTATGGGGTTCTGAACCTGCAGGGCCGGGTTTTCATGCCCAACATCGATTGTCCCTTCCGTTGCGCCGAGGAGCAGGTCTCTCGGCTCCGCAAGCGAACGCAGGTTCTGATCGTCGATTTTCACGCCGAGGCCACGTCTGAGAAGCTGGCCCTGGGATGGTCCTTGGACGGCAAGGTTTCGGCCGTCCTGGGGACTCACACCCACGTTCCCACGGCGGACACGCGGCTGCTCCCGAAGGGAACGGCCTATGTCTCCGACGTGGGAATGACCGGCTGCTACGACTCGGTCATCGGTGTGAGCGTGCAGACGGCATTGCCGCGGTTTCTGACGGCGATGCCCACGCGTTTCGCGGGGGCGACCGGATTGGCCAGCCTGGCTTCGGTCCTGCTGGACATCGACGAGGCGACCGGATTGGCCCGGTCCATCGAGAGGATCGGTCCCGACCTGCCCACACGTTGCTCCGGCGGCTAGGCGGAGAGGGATTCCGGCGGACGAGGACTTCGAATCAAGCCCGTTCCAGGGCCTGTC of Acidobacteriota bacterium contains these proteins:
- a CDS encoding TIGR00282 family metallophosphoesterase — encoded protein: MKVLFVGDIVGRRGRKVVRRMIPALRRKNDIDLIIANVENSAGGFGITPRVAREILAMGVDVMTSGNHIWDKKEVLQCIDDEPRLLRPHNYPPGVPGRGAYQGVTDQGVRYGVLNLQGRVFMPNIDCPFRCAEEQVSRLRKRTQVLIVDFHAEATSEKLALGWSLDGKVSAVLGTHTHVPTADTRLLPKGTAYVSDVGMTGCYDSVIGVSVQTALPRFLTAMPTRFAGATGLASLASVLLDIDEATGLARSIERIGPDLPTRCSGG